One genomic region from Rattus norvegicus strain BN/NHsdMcwi chromosome 10, GRCr8, whole genome shotgun sequence encodes:
- the Nbr1 gene encoding next to BRCA1 gene 1 protein isoform X4 has translation MEPQVTLNVTFKNETQSFLVSDPENTTWADVEAMVKVSFDLNTIQIKYLDEENEEISINSQGEYEEALKMANIKQGNQLQMQVHEGCHVVDEVLPQTVVEKQATARTGKKPLAHYSSLVRVLGSDMKTTEEPTAEARSPVPCDTDKPQDKPPDWFTSYLEMFREQVVKETVEKLEQRLQEKLVLQKPPFSSSPSEVSMPISEEETLFLPENQFSWHIACSHCQKRIVGVRYQCSLCPSYNICEDCEAGPYSHDTNHILLKFRRPVVISSEPFFYSKYPTPRLPAALEQVRLQKQVDKNFVKAEKQRLRAEKKQRKAEVKELKKQLKLHRKIHLWNSIHGLQSPKSPLGRPESLLQSNTLMLPLQPCAPVMPTLSAAFVDENLPDGTHLQPGTKFIKHWRMKNTGNVKWSADTKLKFMWGNLTLASTEKKDVLVPCLKAGHIGVVSVEFIAPTLEGTYTSHWRLSHKGQQFGPRVWCSIIVDPFPSSESPVNLERDGISSSKADDFTCEQEEAFLLAEEEIPLGEVTKQTEGTGSSAPQKTQHAASERELYIPSVDLLTAQDLLSFELLDINIVQELERVPHNTPVDSTVLTKRKAETPASVEETEEDLSGTQFVCETVIRSLTLDAAPDHNPPCRQRSPQRELQLYSTEEQQPLMLPGFCRKDSSLKFALPEEGPHGDEREEIVHIAEEEAIEEEDVQDEEVQSQSSASSEDYIIILPECFDTSRPLGDSMYSSALSQPGLERGAEGEPGIESGQEPAEARERLPERESQPKEQSISDILTTSQHLDTVPLVPEVAGLPAALSRSAPCGQYEAPRVDSPVTIQEVLPVPDHVRGEPRGSTGLANSRQKSCDHSSPSFLKIRPQP, from the exons ATGGAACCACAGGTTACTCTAaatgtgacttttaaaaatgaaactcaaagcTTTCTGGTTTCGGATCCAGAAAATACAACTTGGGCTGATGTTGAAGCTATG GTAAAAGTTTCATTTGATCTGAATACTATCCAAATAAAATACCTGGATGAGGAAAATGAGGAG ATATCCATCAATAGTCAAG GAGAATATGAAGAAGCACTTAAG ATGGCTAACATTAAGCAAGGAAATCAACTACAGATGCAAGTCCACGAAGGGTGCCATGTTGTAGATGAAGTGCTCCCCCAAACTGTAGTAGAAAAACAAGCAACTGCCAGGACAGGGAAGAAGCCACTCGCACATTACTCTTCGCTGGTAAGAGTCTTGGGATCAGATATGAAGACCACAGAGGAGCCTACAGCAGAG GCACGTTCACCTGTTCCTTGTGACACCGACAAGCCTCAAGACAAGCCCCCAGACTGGTTTACAAGCTACCTGGAGATG TTCAGAGAACAAGTGGTGAAGGAAACGGTGGAGAAGCTTGAACAGAGGTTGCAGGAGAAGCTTGTCCTCCAGAAGCCACCCTTCAGTTCCTCACCCTCAGAAGTCTCAATGCCTATTTCAGAGGAGGAAACCCTGTTTTTGCCAGAGAACCAGTTCAGCTGGCATATTGCTTGTAGCCACTGCCAAAAGAGGATCGTCGGTGTGCGCTACCAGTGTAG CCTCTGCCCATCCTACAACATTTGTGAAGATTGTGAAGCTGGACCTTACTCCCATGACACTAACCACATTTTGCTAAAATTTCGGAGACCTGTTGTGATTTCCTCTGAGCCATTTTTCTACTCAAAGTATCCCACTCCTCGTCTGCCTGCTGCTTTGGAACAAGTCAG GCTCCAAAAGCAGGTGGATAAGAATTTTGTGAAAGCAGAAAAGCAAAGGTTGCGGGCTGAGAAGAAACAGCGGAAGGCAGAGGTCAAAGAGCTTAAAAAGCAGCTGAAACTCCACCGGAAGATTCATTTGTGGAATTCAATCCATGGACTCCAGAGTCCCAAGTCGCCTTTGGGTCGACCTGAGAGCTTGCTGCAGTCTAACACCCTCAT GCTTCCTTTGCAGCCCTGTGCCCCAGTTATGCCAACACTCAGTGCAGCATTCGTGGATGAGAATTTGCCTGATGGGACTCATCTTCAGCCAGGAACCAAGTTTATCAAACACTGGAGGATGAAAAACACAGGGAATGTGAAGTGGAGCGCAGACACAAAG CTCAAGTTCATGTGGGGAAACTTGACTCTGGCTTCTACAGAGAAGAAGGATGTTTTGGTTCCCTGCTTGAAGGCTGGACACATCGGGGTGGTGTCTGTGGAGTTCATCGCCCCAACCTTGGAGGGGACATACACTTCGCATTGGCGTCTCTCTCACAAAGGCCAGCAGTTTGGGCCTCGGGTCTGGTGCAGTATCATAGTGgatccttttccttcctctgagAGCCCTGTTAACCTTGAAAGGGATGGGATTAGCTCAAGCAAAGCTGATGACTTCACCTGTGAGCAAGAG GAAGCTTTTCTTCTAGCTGAAGAAGAGATTCCATTGGGTGAGGTGACAAAGCAGACAGAAGGGACAGGATCCAGTGCCCCACAGAAGACACAACATGCTGCCAGTGAGAGGGAGCTCTACATTCCATCCGTGGACCTTCTGACTGCCCAG GACCTGCTGTCCTTTGAACTGCTGGATATAAACATTGTTCAAGAATTGGAGAGAGTGCCACACAACACCCCTGTGG ATTCCACTGTATTAACAAAGAGAAAGGCCGAGACCCCTGCTTCAGTCGAAGAAACGGAGGAAGACCTGAGTGGGACCCAATTTGTGTGTGAGACTGTAATCCGATCCCTAACCTTGGATGCTGCTCCAGACCACAACCCTCCTTGCAGGCAGAGGTCCCCACAGA GGGAATTACAGCTGTATTCCACAGAAGAACAGCAGCCTCTTATGCTGCCCGGATTCTGCAGAAAGGATTCTTCCT TGAAATTTGCCTTGCCTGAAGAAGGACCACATGGAGATGAGAGGGAGGAGATTGTCCACATTGCTGAGGAAGAAGCCATTGAGGAAGAGGATGTCCAAGATGAAGAAGTTCAGAGTCAGTCTTCTGCTTCCTCTGAAGATTATATCATCATCCTGCCTGAGTGCTTTGATACCAGCCGCCCCCTGGGGGACTCCATGTACAGCTCTGCGCTCTCCCAGCCAGGCCTGGAGCGAGGGGCTGAAGGTGAACCTGGGATCGAGTCTGGGCAGGAACCAGCTGAGGCTAGAGAGAGACTCCCGGAAAGGGAGAGCCAGCCAAAGGAGCAGAGCATCAGTGACATCCTCACGACCTCACAGCATCTGGACACAGTGCCTCTAGTCCCAGAAGTGGCAGGACTTCCAGCAGCACTGTCCAG GAGCGCCCCTTGTGGACAGTATGAGGCACCACGAGTGGATTCACCAGTTACCATCCAAGAAGTTCTCCCAGTCCCCGATCACGTCAGAGGAG AGCCCAGAGGCTCAACAGGACTCGCAAACAGCCGACAGAAGAGCTGTGACCACTCAAG CCCGTCATTTCTGAAGATCAGACCGCAGCCCTGA
- the Nbr1 gene encoding next to BRCA1 gene 1 protein (The RefSeq protein has 1 substitution compared to this genomic sequence), translating to MEPQVTLNVTFKNETQSFLVSDPENTTWADVEAMVKVSFDLNTIQIKYLDEENEEISINSQGEYEEALKMANIKQGNQLQMQVHEGCHVVDEVLPQTVVEKQATARTGKKPLAHYSSLVRVLGSDMKTTEEPTAEARSPVPCDTDKPQDKPPDWFTSYLEMFREQVVKETVEKLEQRLQEKLVLQKPPFSSSPSEVSMPISEEETLFLPENQFSWHIACSHCQKRIVGVRYQCSLCPSYNICEDCEAGPYSHDTNHILLKFRRPVVISSEPFFYSKYPTPRLPAALEQVRLQKQVDKNFVKAEKQRLRAEKKQRKAEVKELKKQLKLHRKIHLWNSIHGLQSPKSPLGRPESLLQSNTLMLPLQPCAPVMPTLSAAFVDENLPDGTHLQPGTKFIKHWRMKNTGNVKWSADTKLKFMWGNLTLASTEKKDVLVPCLKAGHIGVVSVEFIAPTLEGTYTLHWRLSHKGQQFGPRVWCSIIVDPFPSSESPVNLERDGISSSKADDFTCEQEEAFLLAEEEIPLGEVTKQTEGTGSSAPQKTQHAASERELYIPSVDLLTAQDLLSFELLDINIVQELERVPHNTPVDVTPRMSPLPHDSPLIEKPGLGRIQEESEGAGLKASPDSTVLTKRKAETPASVEETEEDLSGTQFVCETVIRSLTLDAAPDHNPPCRQRSPQRELQLYSTEEQQPLMLPGFCRKDSSLKFALPEEGPHGDEREEIVHIAEEEAIEEEDVQDEEVQSQSSASSEDYIIILPECFDTSRPLGDSMYSSALSQPGLERGAEGEPGIESGQEPAEARERLPERESQPKEQSISDILTTSQHLDTVPLVPEVAGLPAALSRSAPCGQYEAPRVDSPVTIQEVLPVPDHVRGEPRGSTGLANSRQKSCDHSRHHNGSSIAGGLVKGALSVAASAYKALFSGPPVTAQPVISEDQTAALMAHLFEMGFCDRQLNLRLLRKHNHNILQVVTELLQVNNNDWYSHRY from the exons ATGGAACCACAGGTTACTCTAaatgtgacttttaaaaatgaaactcaaagcTTTCTGGTTTCGGATCCAGAAAATACAACTTGGGCTGATGTTGAAGCTATG GTAAAAGTTTCATTTGATCTGAATACTATCCAAATAAAATACCTGGATGAGGAAAATGAGGAG ATATCCATCAATAGTCAAG GAGAATATGAAGAAGCACTTAAG ATGGCTAACATTAAGCAAGGAAATCAACTACAGATGCAAGTCCACGAAGGGTGCCATGTTGTAGATGAAGTGCTCCCCCAAACTGTAGTAGAAAAACAAGCAACTGCCAGGACAGGGAAGAAGCCACTCGCACATTACTCTTCGCTGGTAAGAGTCTTGGGATCAGATATGAAGACCACAGAGGAGCCTACAGCAGAG GCACGTTCACCTGTTCCTTGTGACACCGACAAGCCTCAAGACAAGCCCCCAGACTGGTTTACAAGCTACCTGGAGATG TTCAGAGAACAAGTGGTGAAGGAAACGGTGGAGAAGCTTGAACAGAGGTTGCAGGAGAAGCTTGTCCTCCAGAAGCCACCCTTCAGTTCCTCACCCTCAGAAGTCTCAATGCCTATTTCAGAGGAGGAAACCCTGTTTTTGCCAGAGAACCAGTTCAGCTGGCATATTGCTTGTAGCCACTGCCAAAAGAGGATCGTCGGTGTGCGCTACCAGTGTAG CCTCTGCCCATCCTACAACATTTGTGAAGATTGTGAAGCTGGACCTTACTCCCATGACACTAACCACATTTTGCTAAAATTTCGGAGACCTGTTGTGATTTCCTCTGAGCCATTTTTCTACTCAAAGTATCCCACTCCTCGTCTGCCTGCTGCTTTGGAACAAGTCAG GCTCCAAAAGCAGGTGGATAAGAATTTTGTGAAAGCAGAAAAGCAAAGGTTGCGGGCTGAGAAGAAACAGCGGAAGGCAGAGGTCAAAGAGCTTAAAAAGCAGCTGAAACTCCACCGGAAGATTCATTTGTGGAATTCAATCCATGGACTCCAGAGTCCCAAGTCGCCTTTGGGTCGACCTGAGAGCTTGCTGCAGTCTAACACCCTCAT GCTTCCTTTGCAGCCCTGTGCCCCAGTTATGCCAACACTCAGTGCAGCATTCGTGGATGAGAATTTGCCTGATGGGACTCATCTTCAGCCAGGAACCAAGTTTATCAAACACTGGAGGATGAAAAACACAGGGAATGTGAAGTGGAGCGCAGACACAAAG CTCAAGTTCATGTGGGGAAACTTGACTCTGGCTTCTACAGAGAAGAAGGATGTTTTGGTTCCCTGCTTGAAGGCTGGACACATCGGGGTGGTGTCTGTGGAGTTCATCGCCCCAACCTTGGAGGGGACATACACTTCGCATTGGCGTCTCTCTCACAAAGGCCAGCAGTTTGGGCCTCGGGTCTGGTGCAGTATCATAGTGgatccttttccttcctctgagAGCCCTGTTAACCTTGAAAGGGATGGGATTAGCTCAAGCAAAGCTGATGACTTCACCTGTGAGCAAGAG GAAGCTTTTCTTCTAGCTGAAGAAGAGATTCCATTGGGTGAGGTGACAAAGCAGACAGAAGGGACAGGATCCAGTGCCCCACAGAAGACACAACATGCTGCCAGTGAGAGGGAGCTCTACATTCCATCCGTGGACCTTCTGACTGCCCAG GACCTGCTGTCCTTTGAACTGCTGGATATAAACATTGTTCAAGAATTGGAGAGAGTGCCACACAACACCCCTGTGG ATGTGACTCCCCGCATGTCTCCTCTGCCGCATGACAGCCCTTTAATAGAGAAGCCAGGCTTGGGGCGGATACAGGAAGAGAGTGAAGGGGCGGGATTGAAAGCATCTCCTG ATTCCACTGTATTAACAAAGAGAAAGGCCGAGACCCCTGCTTCAGTCGAAGAAACGGAGGAAGACCTGAGTGGGACCCAATTTGTGTGTGAGACTGTAATCCGATCCCTAACCTTGGATGCTGCTCCAGACCACAACCCTCCTTGCAGGCAGAGGTCCCCACAGA GGGAATTACAGCTGTATTCCACAGAAGAACAGCAGCCTCTTATGCTGCCCGGATTCTGCAGAAAGGATTCTTCCT TGAAATTTGCCTTGCCTGAAGAAGGACCACATGGAGATGAGAGGGAGGAGATTGTCCACATTGCTGAGGAAGAAGCCATTGAGGAAGAGGATGTCCAAGATGAAGAAGTTCAGAGTCAGTCTTCTGCTTCCTCTGAAGATTATATCATCATCCTGCCTGAGTGCTTTGATACCAGCCGCCCCCTGGGGGACTCCATGTACAGCTCTGCGCTCTCCCAGCCAGGCCTGGAGCGAGGGGCTGAAGGTGAACCTGGGATCGAGTCTGGGCAGGAACCAGCTGAGGCTAGAGAGAGACTCCCGGAAAGGGAGAGCCAGCCAAAGGAGCAGAGCATCAGTGACATCCTCACGACCTCACAGCATCTGGACACAGTGCCTCTAGTCCCAGAAGTGGCAGGACTTCCAGCAGCACTGTCCAG GAGCGCCCCTTGTGGACAGTATGAGGCACCACGAGTGGATTCACCAGTTACCATCCAAGAAGTTCTCCCAGTCCCCGATCACGTCAGAGGAG AGCCCAGAGGCTCAACAGGACTCGCAAACAGCCGACAGAAGAGCTGTGACCACTCAAG GCACCACAATGGGAGCAGCATTGCTGGAGGACTGGTGAAAGGGGCTTTGTCTGTTGCTGCCTCTGCGTACAAGGCCCTGTTTTCTGGGCCACCAGTCACTGCACAG CCCGTCATTTCTGAAGATCAGACCGCAGCCCTGATGGCCCATCTCTTTGAAATGGGATTCTGCGACAGGCAGCTGAACCTAAGACTGCTGAGAAAACACAATCACAATATCCTGCAGGTTGTGACAGAGCTCCTCCAAGTGAACAACAACGACTGGTACAGCCACCGCTATTGA
- the Nbr1 gene encoding next to BRCA1 gene 1 protein isoform X2, with translation MEPQVTLNVTFKNETQSFLVSDPENTTWADVEAMVKVSFDLNTIQIKYLDEENEEISINSQGEYEEALKMANIKQGNQLQMQVHEGCHVVDEVLPQTVVEKQATARTGKKPLAHYSSLVRVLGSDMKTTEEPTAEARSPVPCDTDKPQDKPPDWFTSYLEMFREQVVKETVEKLEQRLQEKLVLQKPPFSSSPSEVSMPISEEETLFLPENQFSWHIACSHCQKRIVGVRYQCSLCPSYNICEDCEAGPYSHDTNHILLKFRRPVVISSEPFFYSKYPTPRLPAALEQVRLQKQVDKNFVKAEKQRLRAEKKQRKAEVKELKKQLKLHRKIHLWNSIHGLQSPKSPLGRPESLLQSNTLMLPLQPCAPVMPTLSAAFVDENLPDGTHLQPGTKFIKHWRMKNTGNVKWSADTKLKFMWGNLTLASTEKKDVLVPCLKAGHIGVVSVEFIAPTLEGTYTSHWRLSHKGQQFGPRVWCSIIVDPFPSSESPVNLERDGISSSKADDFTCEQEEAFLLAEEEIPLGEVTKQTEGTGSSAPQKTQHAASERELYIPSVDLLTAQDLLSFELLDINIVQELERVPHNTPVDSTVLTKRKAETPASVEETEEDLSGTQFVCETVIRSLTLDAAPDHNPPCRQRSPQRELQLYSTEEQQPLMLPGFCRKDSSLKFALPEEGPHGDEREEIVHIAEEEAIEEEDVQDEEVQSQSSASSEDYIIILPECFDTSRPLGDSMYSSALSQPGLERGAEGEPGIESGQEPAEARERLPERESQPKEQSISDILTTSQHLDTVPLVPEVAGLPAALSRSAPCGQYEAPRVDSPVTIQEVLPVPDHVRGEPRGSTGLANSRQKSCDHSRHHNGSSIAGGLVKGALSVAASAYKALFSGPPVTAQPVISEDQTAALMAHLFEMGFCDRQLNLRLLRKHNHNILQVVTELLQVNNNDWYSHRY, from the exons ATGGAACCACAGGTTACTCTAaatgtgacttttaaaaatgaaactcaaagcTTTCTGGTTTCGGATCCAGAAAATACAACTTGGGCTGATGTTGAAGCTATG GTAAAAGTTTCATTTGATCTGAATACTATCCAAATAAAATACCTGGATGAGGAAAATGAGGAG ATATCCATCAATAGTCAAG GAGAATATGAAGAAGCACTTAAG ATGGCTAACATTAAGCAAGGAAATCAACTACAGATGCAAGTCCACGAAGGGTGCCATGTTGTAGATGAAGTGCTCCCCCAAACTGTAGTAGAAAAACAAGCAACTGCCAGGACAGGGAAGAAGCCACTCGCACATTACTCTTCGCTGGTAAGAGTCTTGGGATCAGATATGAAGACCACAGAGGAGCCTACAGCAGAG GCACGTTCACCTGTTCCTTGTGACACCGACAAGCCTCAAGACAAGCCCCCAGACTGGTTTACAAGCTACCTGGAGATG TTCAGAGAACAAGTGGTGAAGGAAACGGTGGAGAAGCTTGAACAGAGGTTGCAGGAGAAGCTTGTCCTCCAGAAGCCACCCTTCAGTTCCTCACCCTCAGAAGTCTCAATGCCTATTTCAGAGGAGGAAACCCTGTTTTTGCCAGAGAACCAGTTCAGCTGGCATATTGCTTGTAGCCACTGCCAAAAGAGGATCGTCGGTGTGCGCTACCAGTGTAG CCTCTGCCCATCCTACAACATTTGTGAAGATTGTGAAGCTGGACCTTACTCCCATGACACTAACCACATTTTGCTAAAATTTCGGAGACCTGTTGTGATTTCCTCTGAGCCATTTTTCTACTCAAAGTATCCCACTCCTCGTCTGCCTGCTGCTTTGGAACAAGTCAG GCTCCAAAAGCAGGTGGATAAGAATTTTGTGAAAGCAGAAAAGCAAAGGTTGCGGGCTGAGAAGAAACAGCGGAAGGCAGAGGTCAAAGAGCTTAAAAAGCAGCTGAAACTCCACCGGAAGATTCATTTGTGGAATTCAATCCATGGACTCCAGAGTCCCAAGTCGCCTTTGGGTCGACCTGAGAGCTTGCTGCAGTCTAACACCCTCAT GCTTCCTTTGCAGCCCTGTGCCCCAGTTATGCCAACACTCAGTGCAGCATTCGTGGATGAGAATTTGCCTGATGGGACTCATCTTCAGCCAGGAACCAAGTTTATCAAACACTGGAGGATGAAAAACACAGGGAATGTGAAGTGGAGCGCAGACACAAAG CTCAAGTTCATGTGGGGAAACTTGACTCTGGCTTCTACAGAGAAGAAGGATGTTTTGGTTCCCTGCTTGAAGGCTGGACACATCGGGGTGGTGTCTGTGGAGTTCATCGCCCCAACCTTGGAGGGGACATACACTTCGCATTGGCGTCTCTCTCACAAAGGCCAGCAGTTTGGGCCTCGGGTCTGGTGCAGTATCATAGTGgatccttttccttcctctgagAGCCCTGTTAACCTTGAAAGGGATGGGATTAGCTCAAGCAAAGCTGATGACTTCACCTGTGAGCAAGAG GAAGCTTTTCTTCTAGCTGAAGAAGAGATTCCATTGGGTGAGGTGACAAAGCAGACAGAAGGGACAGGATCCAGTGCCCCACAGAAGACACAACATGCTGCCAGTGAGAGGGAGCTCTACATTCCATCCGTGGACCTTCTGACTGCCCAG GACCTGCTGTCCTTTGAACTGCTGGATATAAACATTGTTCAAGAATTGGAGAGAGTGCCACACAACACCCCTGTGG ATTCCACTGTATTAACAAAGAGAAAGGCCGAGACCCCTGCTTCAGTCGAAGAAACGGAGGAAGACCTGAGTGGGACCCAATTTGTGTGTGAGACTGTAATCCGATCCCTAACCTTGGATGCTGCTCCAGACCACAACCCTCCTTGCAGGCAGAGGTCCCCACAGA GGGAATTACAGCTGTATTCCACAGAAGAACAGCAGCCTCTTATGCTGCCCGGATTCTGCAGAAAGGATTCTTCCT TGAAATTTGCCTTGCCTGAAGAAGGACCACATGGAGATGAGAGGGAGGAGATTGTCCACATTGCTGAGGAAGAAGCCATTGAGGAAGAGGATGTCCAAGATGAAGAAGTTCAGAGTCAGTCTTCTGCTTCCTCTGAAGATTATATCATCATCCTGCCTGAGTGCTTTGATACCAGCCGCCCCCTGGGGGACTCCATGTACAGCTCTGCGCTCTCCCAGCCAGGCCTGGAGCGAGGGGCTGAAGGTGAACCTGGGATCGAGTCTGGGCAGGAACCAGCTGAGGCTAGAGAGAGACTCCCGGAAAGGGAGAGCCAGCCAAAGGAGCAGAGCATCAGTGACATCCTCACGACCTCACAGCATCTGGACACAGTGCCTCTAGTCCCAGAAGTGGCAGGACTTCCAGCAGCACTGTCCAG GAGCGCCCCTTGTGGACAGTATGAGGCACCACGAGTGGATTCACCAGTTACCATCCAAGAAGTTCTCCCAGTCCCCGATCACGTCAGAGGAG AGCCCAGAGGCTCAACAGGACTCGCAAACAGCCGACAGAAGAGCTGTGACCACTCAAG GCACCACAATGGGAGCAGCATTGCTGGAGGACTGGTGAAAGGGGCTTTGTCTGTTGCTGCCTCTGCGTACAAGGCCCTGTTTTCTGGGCCACCAGTCACTGCACAG CCCGTCATTTCTGAAGATCAGACCGCAGCCCTGATGGCCCATCTCTTTGAAATGGGATTCTGCGACAGGCAGCTGAACCTAAGACTGCTGAGAAAACACAATCACAATATCCTGCAGGTTGTGACAGAGCTCCTCCAAGTGAACAACAACGACTGGTACAGCCACCGCTATTGA